The Nycticebus coucang isolate mNycCou1 chromosome 5, mNycCou1.pri, whole genome shotgun sequence genome window below encodes:
- the SLC39A1 gene encoding zinc transporter ZIP1 isoform X1 — MGPWGETELLVWRPEAGASEPLVPVGLEVKLGALVLLLVLTLLCSLVPICVLRRPGASHEASASRQKALSLVSCFAGGVFLATCLLDLLPDYLAAIDEALVALHVTLQFPLQEFILAMGFFLVLVMEQITLAYKEQSGPPPLEETRALLGTVNGGPQHWHDGSRVPQAAGAPAVPSALRACVLVLSLALHSVFEGLAVGLQRDRARAMELCLALLLHKGVLAVSLSLQLLQSHLRTQVVAGCGILFSCMTPLGIGLGAALAESAGPLHQLAQSVLEGMAAGTFLYITFLEILPQELATSEQRILKVILLLAGFALLTGLLFIQI, encoded by the exons ATGGGGCCCTGGGGAGAAACAGAGCTCCTGGTGTGGCGTCCAGAGGCAGGAGCTTCTGAACCCCTGGTGCCTGTGGGGCTGGAAGTGAAGTTGGGGGCCCTGGTGCTTCTGCTAGTGCTCACTCTCCTGTGCAGCCTGGTGCCCATCTGTGTGCTGCGGCGGCCTGGAGCTAGCCACGAAGCGTCAG CTTCTCGCCAGAAAGCCCTGAGCCTGGTAAGCTGCTTCGCAGGGGGCGTCTTTTTGGCCACCTGTCTCCTGGACCTGCTGCCTGACTACCTAGCTGCCATAGATGAGGCTCTGGTGGCCCTACATGTGACG CTCCAGTTCCCCCTGCAAGAGTTCATCCTGGCCATGGGCTTTTTCCTGGTCCTGGTGATGGAGCAGATCACACTGGCTTACAAGGAACAGTCAGGGCCACCACCTCTGGAGGAGACAAGGGCTCTACTGGGAACAGTGAACGGTGGGCCACAGCACTGGCATGATGGGTCAAGGGTCCCACAGGCAGCAGGAGCCCCAGCAGTGCCTTCAGCCCTGCGTGCCTGTGTGCTGGTTCTCTCCCTGGCCCTGCACTCGGTGTTTGAGGGGCTGGCAGTAGGGTTGCAGCGGGACCGGGCTCGGGCTATGGAGCTCTGCCTGGCTTTGCTGCTCCACAAAGGCGTCTTGGCTGTCAGCCTATCACTGCAACTGCTGCAAAGCCACCTGCGGACACAGGTGGTAGCTGGCTGTGGGATCCTCTTCTCATGCATGACACCCCTAGGCATCGGGCTGGGTGCAGCCCTAGCAGAGTCGGCTGGGCCTCTGCACCAGCTAGCCCAGTCTGTGCTAGAGGGCATGGCGGCTGGCACCTTCCTCTATATCACCTTCCTGGAGATCCTACCCCAGGAGCTGGCCACTTCTGAGCAGAGGATCCTCAAGGTCATTCTGCTCCTAGCAGGCTTTGCCCTGCTCACTGGTCTGCTCTTCATCCAAATCTAG
- the SLC39A1 gene encoding zinc transporter ZIP1 isoform X2 yields the protein MGPWGETELLVWRPEAGASEPLVPVGLEVKLGALVLLLVLTLLCSLVPICVLRRPGASHEASAPVPPARVHPGHGLFPGPGDGADHTGLQGTVRATTSGGDKGSTGNSERWATALA from the exons ATGGGGCCCTGGGGAGAAACAGAGCTCCTGGTGTGGCGTCCAGAGGCAGGAGCTTCTGAACCCCTGGTGCCTGTGGGGCTGGAAGTGAAGTTGGGGGCCCTGGTGCTTCTGCTAGTGCTCACTCTCCTGTGCAGCCTGGTGCCCATCTGTGTGCTGCGGCGGCCTGGAGCTAGCCACGAAGCGTCAG CTCCAGTTCCCCCTGCAAGAGTTCATCCTGGCCATGGGCTTTTTCCTGGTCCTGGTGATGGAGCAGATCACACTGGCTTACAAGGAACAGTCAGGGCCACCACCTCTGGAGGAGACAAGGGCTCTACTGGGAACAGTGAACGGTGGGCCACAGCACTGGCATGA